ATATTCGTAATGTAAAAGTGTATGATAATGGAGACTTTATTGAAACGTCTCATCGTTCGCAGGATGGATCGGTTGATATAGCAGATGTTGTCAAGGCCTATCATGAGAATGATTTTACTGGTTATGTTCGTCCAGATCATGGGAGACATATTTGGAATGAAGAATGTCGCCCTGGCTATGGCTTATATGATCGTGCTCTTGGTATAATGCATTTGTGGGGACTTTGGGATGCATATGAGAACGTGAAGACCGGAGGCAAATCATAATGCTACCAAACTATAAATCATTGGCTGGAAAAGTAGCTGTTGTAACTGGTGGAAGCGGTGTCTTGTGTAGTGAGATGGCAAGAGAGCTTGCTAGACAAGGAATGAAAGTAGCGATCTTAAATCGTTCTGCGGAAAAAGGAAAAGCACTTGAATCAGAAATTCGCGAATCAGAGGGAACGGCCTTAGCTGTTTCCTGTGATGTTTTAGATGAAGCTAGTATTCTCGCAGCAAGTGAGGAGATTCTTGCGACACTTGGACCTTGTCATGTGTTAGTTAATGGAGCTGGTGAATCACCCTGATGCAATCACAAGTAAGGAAACGTTCTCAAGCGAAGACATAACAGATCCAGAAGTGAAAAGTTTTTTTGATATGACCATGACTGGATTTGACCATGTCTTTAAGTTGAATTTACTTGGAACCGTTTTACCTACGCAGGTTTTTGCCAAACAGATGATTAATCAAGAGGGTGCAACCATTATTAACATCTCATCAATGAGTGCACCTTCACCGATGACTAAAGTTCCTGCCTACAGCGCAGCAAAAGCCGGAATTGATAATTTCACTCAATGGCTGGCTGTCCACTTTGCAGGTGCTGGCATTCGTGTAAATGCAATTGCACCAGGTTTCTTTTTAACAGAACAGAATCGAAATCTTTTAACGAATCCAGATGGTAGCTTAACGGAACGTGCGGAGAAAATCATTGCTCACACGCCAGTAGGACGCTTTGGAAAGCCAGAGGATCTATTAGGTACTCTACTTTGGTTAGCTGATTCAGAAAGCTCAAAATTTGTAACCGGTATTATCGTTCCGGTAGATGGTGGATTTATGTCTTATTCAGGTGTATAGAGAGGAGAGGTATAGAAGATGGGTGCAGATGTCGTAACATTTGGGGAAACGATGGTTTTGCTTGAAGCAGGAACCAGTGGTCCTCTAAGGTATGTCGATACATTTACCAAACGATTTGGTGGAGCTGAATCCAATGTTGCAATTGGATTAGCTAAGCTTGGACACCAGTCGCTCTGGATGAGTAAGGTTGGACAGGATGAATTTGGTGAATTCCTCATTCAGAAAATTAGAGGAGAAGGTGTAAATACTGACTATGTTAAATCATACTCAGGTGCACCAACCGGCCTTTATTTTAAAGAAATGCGCAGACCAGGTGATCAGCGCGTAGCTTACTATCGAAGTGGCTCTGCTGCGAGCTTTTTTAATGCAGATGATTTAGATGAAACACAAATTGCCAGTGCAAAAATTCTCCACTTAACCGGCATTACAGCACTACTAAGTGAATCATGTCGCCAAGCAATGTTTAAAGCGATTGAAGTTGCGAAGGCAAATGGTGTCCTTGTATCCTTTGATCCTAATTTACGTTTTACTTTGATGGGTCAACTGGGTGAAGAAGGAGCTCGTCAAGTTATGCGTGACATTGCATCAAAAGCTGATCTTGTTATGCCAGGGCTCGATGAAGCAGAATGGTTATACGGGACAAGTGATGAAATGGAAATTGCTAATCTATTATTTGAATCTGGCGTGAAGAAAGTCGTTATTAAAAACGGTGGAGAGTATTCGTTTTTTGCAGAAGCAGGTGGTGATTCAGGGCGAATTCCAAGCTTTGAAATCAAACAAATTGTTGATGCAATTGGAGCTGGAGATGGTTTTGCCGCAGGTGTTTTATCAGGCATTCTAGAAGAGAAAAGTCTCGAACAGGCCGTTCATTTTGCTGCTGCAGTTGGCGCTCTTGTCATCAGTTCTCCAGGTGATGTTGAAGGATTACCAACTCGTATGGAAGTAGTAGAATTTATCGAGCAAAAAGAAGGAAATTCAGGAGGTGTATTACGATGAGTAGATTTGATACATTAATTAGTTCGGGTGTTGTGGCTGTTATTCGTAAACAGCCTAGAGAACACATCGTGTCTATTTCAAAAGCCTTGGTCAATGGCGGTGTTTCAGGATTAGAAGTTACGATGGATTCAGACGACGCACTAGGGGCAATTGCTGAGCTTCGTACACAGTTTGGTGAAGAAGTAGTTATTGGTGCAGGAACAGTAATAGATGCTGAGCAAGCAGTAGCAGCTATTCAAGCCGGAGCAGAATTTATCTTTGCTCCAATTCTTAATGAGCCAACTATTCGCGCAGCTAAACGCCATGGCAAGATCATGATTCCAGGAATCTTTACACCAACCGAAGCTCAACAAGCTGTTGAGTGGGGAGCTGACATGGTTAAAGCCTTCCCAGCAGATGTGTTAGGTGCAGCATTTATCAAAGCGGTAAAAGGCCCACTTTCTCATATTCAAATCATGCCTACAGGCGGAGTGAATTTAGACACAATCGATGAATTTATCAAAGCCGGAGCAACAGCAGTTGGCGCAGGCGGACCATTGTTACGCAAAGATTTAATTGAAGCGCAAGATTGGCAAGGACTAGAGCAACACGCCGCTGCATTTGTTGGACAAGCAA
The nucleotide sequence above comes from Alkalicoccobacillus plakortidis. Encoded proteins:
- a CDS encoding bifunctional 4-hydroxy-2-oxoglutarate aldolase/2-dehydro-3-deoxy-phosphogluconate aldolase, with the protein product MSRFDTLISSGVVAVIRKQPREHIVSISKALVNGGVSGLEVTMDSDDALGAIAELRTQFGEEVVIGAGTVIDAEQAVAAIQAGAEFIFAPILNEPTIRAAKRHGKIMIPGIFTPTEAQQAVEWGADMVKAFPADVLGAAFIKAVKGPLSHIQIMPTGGVNLDTIDEFIKAGATAVGAGGPLLRKDLIEAQDWQGLEQHAAAFVGQAKKSLGK
- a CDS encoding sugar kinase, with the protein product MGADVVTFGETMVLLEAGTSGPLRYVDTFTKRFGGAESNVAIGLAKLGHQSLWMSKVGQDEFGEFLIQKIRGEGVNTDYVKSYSGAPTGLYFKEMRRPGDQRVAYYRSGSAASFFNADDLDETQIASAKILHLTGITALLSESCRQAMFKAIEVAKANGVLVSFDPNLRFTLMGQLGEEGARQVMRDIASKADLVMPGLDEAEWLYGTSDEMEIANLLFESGVKKVVIKNGGEYSFFAEAGGDSGRIPSFEIKQIVDAIGAGDGFAAGVLSGILEEKSLEQAVHFAAAVGALVISSPGDVEGLPTRMEVVEFIEQKEGNSGGVLR